A genomic segment from Glycine soja cultivar W05 chromosome 18, ASM419377v2, whole genome shotgun sequence encodes:
- the LOC114395001 gene encoding MDIS1-interacting receptor like kinase 2-like isoform X3 → MMFIFPTLQSMKLPSFWLLLIVMLFCAFTVATSRHATIPSSASLTLQQTEANALLKWKASLHNQSQALLSSWGGNSPCNWLGIACDHTKSVSNINLTRIGLRGTLQTLSFSSLPNILTLDMSNNSLNGSIPPQIRMLSKLTHLDLSDNHFSGQIPSEITQLVSLRVLDLAHNAFNGSIPQEIGALRNLRELIIEFVNLTGTIPNSIENLSFLSHLSLWNCNLTGSIPISIGKLTNLSYLDLDQNNFYGHIPREIGKLSNLKYLWLGGNNFSGSIPQEIGNLRNLIQFSASRNHLSGSIPREIGNLRNLIQFSASRNHLSGSIPSEVGKLHSLVTIKLVDNNLSGPIPSSIGNLVNLDTIRLKGNKLSGSIPSTIGNLTKLTTLVIYSNKFSGNLPIEMNKLTNLENLQLSDNYFTGHLPHNICYSGKLTRFAVEINFFTGPVPKSLKNCSSLRRVRLEQNQLTGNITDDFGVYPHLDYIDLSENNFYGHLSQNWGKCYNLTSLKISNNNLSGSIPPELSQATKLHVLHLSSNHLTGGIPEDFGNLTYLFHLSLNNNNLSGNVPIQIASLQDLATLDLGANYFASLIPNQLGNLVKLLHLNLSQNNFREGIPSEFGKLKHLQSLDLSRNFLSGTIPPMLGELKSLETLNLSHNNLSGGLSSLDEMVSLISVDISYNQLEGSLPNIQFFKNATIEALRNNKGLCGNVSGLEPCPKLGDKYQNHKTNKVILVFLPIGLGTLILALFAFGVSYYLCQSSKTKENQDEESPIRNQFAMWSFDGKIVYENIVEATEDFDNKHLIGVGGQGNVYKAKLHTGQTLAVKKLHLVQNGELSNIKAFTSEIQALINIRHRNIVKLYGFCSHSQSSFLVYEFLEKGSIDKILKDDEQAIAFDWDPRINAIKGVANALSYMHHDCSPPIVHRDISSKNIVLDLEYVAHVSDFGAARLLNPNSTNWTSFVGTFGYAAPELAYTMEVNQKCDVYSFGVLALEILLGEHPGDVITSLLTCSSNAMVSTLDIPSLMGKLDQRLPYPINQMAKEIALIAKTAIACLIESPHSRPTMEQVAKELGMSKSSSVH, encoded by the exons ATGATGTTCATATTTCCTACCCTTCAATCCATGAAGCTTCCATCATTTTGGCTTCTTCTGATTGTAATGTTGTTTTGTGCATTCACTGTGGCCACTTCTCGCCATGCAACTATACCATCCTCTGCATCACTCACATTACAACAAACTGAAGCAAATGCTTTGTTGAAGTGGAAAGCCAGTCTTCACAACCAAAGTCAGGCTTTGCTATCTTCATGGGGTGGCAATAGTCCTTGCAATTGGCTTGGAATTGCTTGTGACCACACCAAATCCGTCTCCAACATAAATCTTACACGCATTGGATTAAGGGGTACGCTTCAAACTCTCAGTTTTTCATCACTTCCAAACATCCTCACTCTAGATATGAGTAATAACTCCTTGAATGGAAGTATTCCTCCCCAAATTAGGATGTTGTCAAAACTCACTCATCTTGATTTAAGTGACAATCATTTCTCTGGACAAATTCCATCTGAAATAACTCAGTTGGTCAGTCTTCGTGTTTTAGATTTGGCACACAATGCTTTCAATGGTTCTATTCCTCAAGAAATAGGTGCATTAAGGAATTTGAGAGAGCTTATTATTGAATTTGTCAATCTCACAGGTACTATCCCAAATTCTATTGAAAACCTATCCTTCTTGTCACATCTTTCTCTTTGGAATTGTAATCTCACAGGATCTATCCCAATTTCTATAGGAAAGTTGACCAATTTGTCATATCTAGATCTTGATCAGAACAATTTTTATGGACATATTCCTCGTGAAATTGGGAAATTGTCAAACTTAAAGTATTTGTGGCTTGGAGGAAATAACTTTTCTGGTTCCATTCCTCAAGAA ATTGGAAATTTGAGAAATTTAATCCAATTTTCTGCTTCTCGGAATCATCTATCTGGTTCCATTCCTCGGGAGATTGGAAATTTGAGAAATTTAATCCAATTTTCTGCTTCTCGGAATCATCTATCTGGTTCCATTCCTAGTGAAGTGGGAAAACTCCATTCTCTTGTCACAATCAAATTGGTAGACAATAATCTCTCTGGGCCAATCCCATCTTCCATAGGTAACTTGGTCAATTTGGACACGATTCGCCTTAAAGGAAACAAACTCTCTGGATCAATTCCTTCCACTATTGGTAACTTGACAAAGCTCACCACTCTTGTTATATACTCAAATAAGTTCAGTGGAAACCTTCCAATAGAAATGAACAAGCTTACCAACCTGGAAAATTTGCAATTATCTGATAATTATTTCACAGGTCATTTACCTCACAACATTTGCTATAGTGGAAAGTTGACGCGGTTTGCTGTTGAAATTAACTTTTTCACGGGCCCAGTACCAAAGAGTTTGAAGAACTGCTCCAGCCTTAGAAGGGTTAGGCTTGAACAAAACCAGCTGACAGGAAATATAACAGATGATTTTGGTGTTTATCCGCATCTGGATTACATCGACCTGAGTGAAAATAACTTTTATGGCCATCTTTCCCAAAACTGGGGAAAGTGCTATAATCTCACAAGCCTCAAAATCTCCAACAATAATTTATCAGGCAGCATTCCACCAGAGCTAAGTCAGGCAACCAAGTTACATGTACTTCACCTGTCTTCAAACCATCTGACAGGAGGCATTCCAGAAGATTTTGGTAATTTGACCTACTTGTTCCATCTTTCtctcaataacaataatctTTCTGGAAATGTCCCTATACAAATAGCATCATTGCAAGATCTTGCAACCTTAGACCTTGGAGCAAATTATTTTGCTAGCTTAATTCCAAATCAACTTGGCAATTTGGTCAAGTTATTGCATTTGAATTTGAGCCAAAATAATTTTAGGGAAGGTATTCCATCCGAGTTTGGTAAATTAAAGCATCTCCAAAGTCTTGATCTTAGCAGAAACTTTTTGAGTGGAACAATACCACCAATGCTCGGAGAGTTGAAAAGCTTAGAAACATTGAATCTCTCACACAATAATCTTTCAGGTGGTCTCTCCAGCCTCGACGAGATGGTAAGCTTGATATCAGTTGATATATCATATAACCAATTAGAGGGTTCACTTCCAAACATTCAGTTCTTCAAGAATGCTACAATTGAAGCGTTGAGAAATAATAAAGGCTTGTGTGGCAATGTCTCTGGCTTGGAACCATGCCCAAAATTAGGTGACAAATATCAAAACCATAAGACTAACAAAGTCATATTGGTGTTTTTACCCATTGGTTTAGGCACTTTAATACTAGCATTATTTGCCTTTGGGGTCTCATACTATCTTTGTCAAAGTTCAAAGACAAAAGAAAACCAAGATGAAGAATCACCAATTCGGAATCAATTTGCAATGTGGAGTTTTGATGGAAAAATAGTGTATGAGAACATAGTTGAAGCCACAGAAGATTTTGACAACAAACATCTCATTGGGGTCGGAGGACAAGGAAATGTTTACAAAGCAAAATTGCACACAGGTCAAACTCTAGCCGTGAAGAAACTCCATTTAGTCCAAAATGGGGAATTGTCCAATATTAAAGCTTTCACAAGTGAAATTCAAGCTTTGATAAACATTCGACATCGTAACATTGTGAAGTTATATGGGTTTTGTTCTCATTCACAATCCTCATTTTTGGTGTATGAGTTCTTGGAAAAGGGAAGCATTgataagattttaaaagatgATGAACAAGCAATAGCATTTGATTGGGATCCCAGGATTAATGCCATTAAGGGTGTAGCAAATGCTTTATCTTATATGCATCATGACTGTTCACCTCCAATTGTTCATCGAGATATATCAAGCAAGAATATTGTTTTGGATTTGGAGTATGTGGCTCATGTCTCAGATTTTGGAGCAGCCAGGCTTCTTAATCCTAATTCAACCAATTGGACCTCATTTGTTGGCACTTTTGGATATGCTGCTCCAG AACTTGCATACACAATGGAAGTGAACCAAAAATGCGATGTGTATAGCTTTGGGGTATTAGCATTGGAAATACTTCTTGGAGAGCACCCTGGAGATGTTATAACTTCCTTGTTGACATGTTCATCAAATGCCATGGTGTCAACACTTGATATTCCTTCATTGATGGGTAAGTTAGACCAACGCCTCCCTTATCCTATAAATCAAATGGCTAAGGAGATAGCTTTGATTGCAAAGACAGCAATTGCTTGCTTGATTGAATCTCCTCATTCTCGTCCCACCATGGAGCAAGTTGCCAAGGAGCTTGGAATGTCAAAGTCATCTTCAGTGCATTAA